A region from the Triticum aestivum cultivar Chinese Spring chromosome 3D, IWGSC CS RefSeq v2.1, whole genome shotgun sequence genome encodes:
- the LOC123076067 gene encoding uncharacterized protein: MPSWNDEETSSEEECEVVSMDMGLMEEPDTTVEPLFCGQLELAHPKCILHQLRPIKRVAFEGPVTGRRFYGCPVQENGVNCGVVEWVDGPWPTVLQRCLCKLWEMFHEQNFGRVQDKEKFEKELARLKSEHERELAKLRTEMTSFDGRVDKKVYQKQVEEEELEKKKKELEEKAMLEVQMEKLKLAKEQRCILQSQADIIKNTRKAMKAVEVDRDVLKKEKAKLELVVAELLKEG, translated from the exons ATGCCTTCCTGGAACGACGAGGAAACCAGCTCGGAGGAGGAGTGCGAGGTTGTCAGCATGGACATGGGACTTATG GAGGAACCAGACACCACTGTGGAGCCCCTTTTCTGTGGCCAACTTGAGCTTGCTCATCCCAAGTGCATTCTGCACCAACTGAGGCCTATTAAGCGTGTTGCTTTTGAAGGGCCTGTAACAGGAAGGCGTTTCTATGGCTGCCCAGTCCAG GAAAATGGTGTGAATTGTGGTGTTGTAGAGTGGGTTGATGGGCCTTGGCCAACTGTTCTTCAGAGATGTTTGTGCAAACTATGGGAGATGTTCCATGAGCAGAACTTTGGAAGGGTACAGGACAAGGAGAAGTTTGAGAAGGAGTTGGCCAGGCTTAAGAGTGAACATGAAAGGGAGTTGGCCAAGCTTAGGACTGAAATGACAAGCTTT GATGGTAGGGTGGACAAGAAGGTGTACCAGAAACAAGTGGAGGAGGAAGaacttgagaagaagaagaaggagctagAGGAGAAAGCTATGTTGGAGGTGCAGATGGAAAAGCTCAAACTTGCAAAAGAGCAGAGGTGCATTTTGCAGAGCCAAGCTGATATCATCAAGAACACCAGGAAGGCTATGAAGGCTGTTGAAGTTGACAGAGATGTTcttaagaaggagaaggcaaagcttgAGCTTGTTGTTGCTGAGCTGCTGAAAGAAGGGTAA